One region of Peromyscus eremicus chromosome 4, PerEre_H2_v1, whole genome shotgun sequence genomic DNA includes:
- the LOC131908323 gene encoding olfactory receptor 4C15-like: MMNQSFVTEFILLGLSQNPKVEKVLFVLFLFIYLATIGGNMIIVVTIVCSPTLFGIPMYFFLSFLSFLDACISSVITPKMIIDFFYDRKIISFECCMTQLFVSHFFAGAEVIVLSAMAYDRYVAICKPLHYSSIMNRRVCGILVGVAWAGGFLHSIIQMIFTLQLPFCGPNVMDHIICDLFPLLKLACTDTHIFVILVFANSGSICIIIFSLLLVSYGVILFSLRSHSSEGRHKALSTCGSHITVVLLFFVPCILIYARNTSALSFEKNVLIFSEVLTPLLNPIVYTFRNKEMKNSIRKMWRKLFNISGNH; the protein is encoded by the coding sequence ATGATGAATCAGAGCTTTGTCACTGAGTTCATACTTCTGGGACTTTCACAGAACCCAAAAGTTGAGAaagtattatttgttttatttttgttcatttaccTTGCAACTATTGGGGGCAACATGATAATTGTGGTAACAATTGTTTGCAGTCCCACACTCTTTGGTATCCCCATGtacttctttttgtcttttctatcTTTCCTAGATGCATGTATTTCTTCTGTAATCACACCCAAGATGATAATAGACTTCTTCTATGACAGGAAGATTATCTCCTTTGAATGTTGCATGACACAACTGTTTGTTAGTCACTTCTTCGCTGGGGCAGAAGTGATTGTCCTATCagccatggcctatgaccgctatgtggccatttgCAAGCCCCTTCACTATTCCTCCATCATGAACAGGAGGGTGTGTGGCATTCTGGTGGGAGTAGCCTGGGCAGGAGGCTTCTTGCATTCTATCATACAAATGATCTTCACTTTGCAGTTACCCTTCTGTGGACCCAATGTCATGGATCATATTATATGTGACTTGTTCCCGTTACTAAAGCTTGCCTGCACTGACAcacatatttttgtcattttagtgTTTGCCAACAGTGGGTCTATCTGCatcatcattttttctttattgcttgtttcttatggtgtcatCTTGTTTTCTCTGAGATCTCACAGCTCTGAAGGGCGGCATAAAGCTCTCTCCACCTGTGGATCCCACATTACTGTTGTGCTTTTGTTCTTTGTCCCatgtatattaatatatgcaCGGAATACCTCTGCATTATCTTTTGAAAAGAATGTGTTAATATTTTCTGAAGTCCTGACACCATTGCTGAATCCTATAGTTTACACTTTcaggaataaagaaatgaagaattcCATCAGGAAAATGTGGAGAAAATTGTTTAATATTTCTGGTAATCATTAA
- the LOC131908324 gene encoding olfactory receptor 4C15-like, producing the protein MENQSYVTEFIFLGLLQNSKVEKILFVVFSLIYLATIGGNMIIVMTIIYSPALLGSAMYFFLIFLSLLDACTSSTVTPKMIIDFFYERKSISFECCMTQLFAVHFFTGVEVIVLSAMAYDRYVAICKPLHYSSIMNRSLCGHLVVVAWGGGFLHSIIQIIFTLQLPFCGPNVIDHYMCDLFPLLKLACTDTHIFAILVFANSGSICIIIFSLLLVSYSVILFSLRAHSSEGKFKALSTCASHITVVVLFFVPCILTYARPISAFSFEKNAVVFTTVLTPLLNPMVYTFRNKEMKSAIRKMWKKLIVVSDKY; encoded by the coding sequence ATGGAAAACCAGAGCTATGTCACTGAGTTCATATTCCTGGGCCTTTTACAGAACTCAAAAGTTGAGAAAATATtgtttgttgtattttctttgaTCTACCTTGCAACTATTGGGGGCAATATGATAATTGTGATGACCATTATCTACAGCCCTGCACTGCTGGGTTCCGCCATGTACTTCTTCTTGATATTCCTGTCCTTACTGGATGCATGCACTTCTTCTACTGTTACACCCAAGATGATCATAGACTTCTTCTATGAGAGGAAGAGCATCTCCTTTGAATGTTGCATGACACAACTGTTTGCTGTCCACTTCTTCACTGGGGTAGAGGTGATTGTCCTGTCagccatggcctatgaccgctatgtggccatttgCAAGCCCCTTCACTACTCTTCCATCATGAACCGGAGTCTCTGTGGACATCTTGTGGTAGTTGCCTGGGGAGGAGGATTCTTGCATTCCATTATACAAATCATCTTCACTTTGCAGTTGCCCTTCTGTGGGCCCAATGTCATTGATCATTACATGTGTGACTTGTTCCCATTACTGAAACTTGCATGTactgacacacacatatttgCTATTTTGGTGTTTGCCAACAGTGGGTCTATCTGCatcattattttttccttattgcTTGTCTCCTACAGTGTCATCTTGTTCTCTCTGAGAGcccacagctctgaagggaaattTAAAGCTCTCTCCACCTGTGCATCTCACATTACTGTTGTGGTTTTGTTCTTTGTCCCATGCATATTAACATATGCAAGACCAATATCTGCAttctcctttgagaaaaatgctgtTGTATTTACCACAGTCTTGACACCATTGCTCAATCCTATGGTTTACACTTTTAGGAATAAGGAAATGAAGAGTGCCATCAGGAAAATGTGGAAGAAATTAATAGTGGTTTCtgacaaatattaa